In Dolichospermum flos-aquae CCAP 1403/13F, the following proteins share a genomic window:
- a CDS encoding mannose-1-phosphate guanyltransferase has translation MRAVLMAGGSGTRLRPLTCDLPKPMVPILNRPIAEHIINLLKRHQIYEVIATLHYLPDVLRDYFQDGGDFGVQMTYAIEEDQPLGTAGCVKNIAELLDETFLVISGDSITDFDLSAAIEFHQQKQSKATLILTRVPNPIEFGVVITDTEGRINRFLEKPSTSEIFSDTVNTGTYILEPEVLDYLPENIECDFSKDLFPLLLAKNEPIYGYIAEGYWCDVGHLDAYRQAQYDGLERKVKLEVAYPEIAPGLWVGANTYIDPTAKIETPAIIGNNCRIGARVKIEDGTVIGDNVTIGADAHLKRPIIWNGAIIGDEAQLSACVIARGTRVDRRAHVLEAAVVGSLSTVGEEAQISPGVRVWPSKKIESGAILNINLIWGNTAQRNLFGQRGVQGLANIDITPEFAVKLGAAYGSTLKPGSVVTVSRDQRNVSRMVTRSLIAGLMSVGVDVQNLDTTAIPIARTVIPTMSVAGGIHVRVHPERRDYILIEFMDIKGINISKAQEKKIEGAYFKEDMRRSQSHEIGDVVYSSQLVDCYGKAFEKLLNVDTLRNSRAKVVIDYVYAVSGAVLPQMLDKFGADAVVLNASLNKTAISNADRELLLTQLGHVVEAVNANFGVQVSANGEQLILVDESGFSIRGEMLTALMVDMMLTANPRSSVVVPVHASSAVELVAHRHDGHVIRTKANPTALMEACQKNPNVVLGGSGETGFIFPQLHPGFDSMFCIAKLIEMLTIQERSLATVRSELPRVINRSYTVRCPWTAKGALMRYLVETHPAQNLELIDGVKIRQPYDDNWLLVLPDASEPLVHLYVNSSDRDWVDETLRDYRARVQHFVEREQENYRLDM, from the coding sequence ATGCGTGCAGTCTTAATGGCAGGTGGTTCAGGAACGCGGTTACGTCCTTTGACTTGCGATTTACCCAAACCAATGGTGCCTATTTTAAATCGTCCCATTGCTGAACATATTATCAACCTCCTGAAACGACACCAGATTTATGAAGTAATTGCTACATTACATTATTTACCAGATGTTCTCCGTGATTACTTTCAAGATGGTGGTGATTTTGGTGTACAAATGACCTATGCTATCGAAGAAGACCAACCATTAGGAACAGCAGGTTGTGTAAAAAATATTGCTGAACTATTAGATGAAACCTTTTTAGTCATTAGCGGTGATAGTATCACAGATTTTGATTTGAGTGCGGCCATTGAATTTCATCAACAAAAACAATCAAAAGCTACTTTAATTTTAACCCGTGTGCCTAACCCCATTGAATTTGGTGTGGTAATTACTGACACCGAAGGACGCATTAACCGATTTTTAGAAAAACCTTCTACTAGCGAAATTTTTTCTGATACCGTCAACACTGGAACTTATATTTTAGAACCAGAAGTTTTAGACTATTTACCAGAAAATATTGAATGCGACTTTTCTAAAGATTTATTTCCCCTATTACTAGCCAAAAACGAGCCAATTTATGGTTATATTGCCGAGGGTTACTGGTGCGATGTGGGTCACTTGGATGCCTACCGACAAGCTCAGTATGATGGCTTAGAAAGAAAGGTAAAATTAGAAGTGGCTTATCCAGAAATTGCTCCCGGTTTATGGGTAGGAGCAAATACTTATATTGATCCTACAGCCAAAATTGAAACCCCAGCCATAATTGGTAACAATTGCCGCATTGGCGCGAGAGTAAAAATTGAAGATGGGACAGTAATTGGTGATAATGTCACAATTGGTGCTGATGCTCATTTAAAGCGACCAATTATTTGGAATGGAGCAATTATTGGTGATGAAGCCCAATTATCGGCTTGTGTAATTGCTCGTGGGACTCGTGTAGACAGACGCGCTCACGTATTAGAAGCGGCTGTAGTGGGTTCATTGTCTACTGTGGGAGAAGAAGCGCAAATCAGCCCTGGGGTGAGGGTGTGGCCGAGTAAAAAGATTGAGTCTGGGGCAATTTTAAATATTAATCTGATTTGGGGAAATACTGCCCAACGGAATTTATTTGGACAGCGCGGAGTCCAGGGTTTAGCCAATATTGATATTACCCCAGAGTTTGCGGTGAAGTTGGGCGCTGCCTATGGTTCGACTTTGAAACCAGGTTCAGTGGTAACGGTTTCTCGTGACCAGCGCAATGTTTCCCGCATGGTGACACGTTCTTTAATTGCGGGTTTAATGTCTGTCGGTGTGGATGTCCAAAACCTTGATACTACAGCCATTCCCATCGCTCGGACTGTGATCCCCACAATGTCAGTAGCCGGGGGTATTCATGTGCGGGTTCACCCAGAACGTCGGGATTATATCTTGATTGAATTTATGGATATTAAGGGGATTAATATCTCTAAAGCCCAAGAAAAGAAAATTGAAGGGGCGTATTTTAAAGAAGATATGCGTCGTTCCCAAAGTCATGAAATTGGTGATGTCGTCTATTCTAGTCAATTAGTGGATTGCTATGGTAAGGCTTTTGAAAAATTATTGAATGTGGATACTCTGCGGAACAGTCGGGCAAAGGTGGTCATTGACTATGTTTACGCTGTGTCTGGGGCAGTTCTACCGCAAATGTTAGATAAATTTGGGGCTGATGCGGTGGTGCTAAATGCTAGTTTGAATAAAACGGCCATTTCCAACGCTGATAGAGAATTACTGCTAACTCAATTAGGCCATGTTGTGGAAGCGGTAAATGCTAATTTTGGTGTGCAGGTATCCGCTAATGGGGAACAACTCATATTAGTTGATGAATCGGGTTTTTCCATTCGGGGGGAAATGCTAACGGCGTTAATGGTTGATATGATGTTAACTGCAAATCCCAGAAGTTCGGTGGTTGTGCCGGTTCATGCTTCCAGTGCGGTGGAATTGGTCGCCCATCGTCATGATGGTCATGTGATTAGAACTAAAGCGAATCCGACGGCTTTAATGGAAGCTTGTCAGAAAAATCCCAATGTGGTTTTAGGTGGGAGTGGGGAAACTGGGTTTATTTTTCCCCAATTACATCCAGGCTTTGATTCGATGTTCTGCATTGCCAAGCTAATTGAAATGTTAACCATTCAAGAGCGATCGCTGGCAACCGTACGTTCTGAATTACCTCGTGTGATTAATAGAAGTTACACAGTCCGCTGTCCTTGGACTGCTAAGGGGGCGTTAATGCGCTATTTGGTGGAAACCCACCCAGCGCAAAATTTGGAGTTAATTGACGGTGTGAAAATTCGTCAACCCTATGATGACAATTGGCTGTTGGTTTTACCTGATGCCAGTGAGCCGCTAGTCCATCTCTATGTTAACAGTAGCGATCGGGATTGGGTTGATGAAACTCTCAGAGATTATCGCGCCCGTGTCCAGCATTTTGTGGAACGTGAACAGGAAAATTACAGGTTGGATATGTAA